One window of Pelobates fuscus isolate aPelFus1 chromosome 9, aPelFus1.pri, whole genome shotgun sequence genomic DNA carries:
- the UBXN6 gene encoding UBX domain-containing protein 6, translating into MKKLFQGLKSDIKFKAAGPGHKLTEESKAEAPKASNVPPKPRSPPTGEAQLAAASAAMARIESQGRAKAPAKDPIRAQVRKELEAAQVSEGAEGIKSDTEKKSKTSSDVCNILFKCPLTGDLLKKDEREKHITEIIQALAVSDPASASIMKIHTFNKDREKVKVGVEIMTKYLDNIVGHPEEEKYRSIRMSNKVFQEKISHLEGAHEFFEAVGFERKTQPLPGQETQDEFFILSSEALEKLDLLQTYRDSLSSGEPLRATLERQPRVFTPSIQAAHFDLPDDFYNLTADEIKREQKLRTEALERNAMLRTKAMREKDEQREMKKYNYTVLRIKLPDGYILQGMFYARERVSTLFDFVRQHLQNDWLPFELIAPGGQKLETEEAAFNESGLVPSALLIFRWDVAVMTDIKAAVGHGPESALKPELLSTAENLV; encoded by the coding sequence ATGAAGAAATTATTCCAGGGTTTAAAGAGTGACATTAAATTCAAGGCCGCGGGGCCAGGGCATAAACTGACCGAGGAGAGCAAGGCAGAAGCCCCAAAGGCTAGCAATGTACCTCCAAAGCCAAGGAGCCCTCCCACTGGGGAGGCTCAGCTAGCAGCAGCCTCAGCAGCCATGGCCAGGATAGAGTCACAGGGCAGGGCCAAGGCACCAGCCAAGGACCCCATCAGGGCTCAAGTGAGGAAAGAGCTGGAGGCAGCTCAGGTGAGTGAGGGGGCAGAAGGCATCAAAAGCGACACtgagaaaaaaagtaaaacttcATCTGACGTTTGTAACATCCTGTTTAAATGCCCGCTGACTGGAGACCTGttgaagaaagatgagagagagAAGCACATCACAGAGATCATCCAAGCGTTGGCTGTCAGTGATCCAGCATCCGCCTCCATCATGAAGATTCACACGTTTAACAAAGATAGAGAAAAGGTCAAGGTGGGAGTAGAAATAATGACCAAGTACCTCGATAACATCGTTGGTCACCCTGAGGAAGAGAAGTATCGCTCCATCAGAATGTCTAACAAAGTGTTCCAGGAGAAGATAAGTCACTTGGAAGGAGCTCATGAATTCTTTGAAGCTGTTGGGTTTGAGAGGAAGACTCAGCCTTTGCCTGGACAAGAGACCCAAGACGAATTCTTCATTTTGAGCAGTGAGGCGCTGGAAAAGCTGGATTTGCTTCAAACTTACAGAGATTCTCTAAGCAGCGGAGAGCCACTAAGGGCCACTTTGGAACGCCAACCACGTGTCTTCACACCGTCTATACAGGCTGCACACTTTGATCTCCCTGATGACTTCTACAACCTGACAGCTGATGAGATTAAACGGGAGCAAAAATTAAGGACTGAGGCTCTTGAGCGAAATGCAATGTTAAGAACCAAAGCGATGCGAGAGAAGGATGAGCAACGTGAAATGAAGAAATACAATTACACCGTGCTAAGAATTAAACTTCCAGATGGCTACATTTTGCAAGGCATGTTTTATGCTCGGGAACGTGTTTCTACACTATTTGACTTTGTCCGGCAGCACCTTCAGAACGATTGGCTGCCATTTGAGCTGATAGCCCCTGGAGGCCAGAAGTTGGAAACCGAGGAGGCTGCATTCAATGAGAGCGGTTTAGTTCCATCTGCCCTGTTAATCTTCCGCTGGGATGTAGCTGTCATGACGGATATTAAGGCAGCTGTGGGACATGGGCCAGAGAGTGCGCTGAAGCCAGAGCTGCTGTCAACTGCCGAGAACCTTGTTTAG